DNA sequence from the Novosphingobium sp. KACC 22771 genome:
CCTGAGCATTGCCAGTCGCGCCCGCCTGCCCGTTTCGGTGTGTGAGAGCGCGCAGATCGTCGCCTTCCGGGCGCTGGATGATTTGCGCGAGCATGTGGCGCTGGTTCTGGGGCGGCAGAGCGCGGACCGGGTGCCTTTGGTGCGGCTGCATTCCGAATGCCTGACGGGCGATGTGCTGGGCAGTCTCAAATGCGATTGCGGGCCGCAGCTTGACGCCGCGCTGGCCGCGATGGCGGATGAGGCCAATGACGGCGGCTGGGGCGTGCTGCTCTATCTGCGTCAGGAAGGGCGGGGCATTGGCCTCGTCAACAAGCTGCGCGCCTATCAGCTTCAGGATCAGGGCTTTGATACGGTGGACGCCAACCAGCGTCTGGGCCTGCCCAATGAGGCGCGCGATTTTCCGGTGGCGGCGCGGATGCTCGACCTGCTTGGCGTGCATGGCATCCGGTTGATGACCAACAACCCCGCCAAGGTGGAAACGCTCAAATCGGTGGGCGTGAACGTGATCGAGCGTGTGGCCCATGCCTTGCCTGCCAATCCGCACAATGCGCGCTATCTGGCGACCAAGCGGGACCGTTCAGGCCATTTTCTTTAAGCAGAAACGTTGGACGCGATGGCGGCATGCG
Encoded proteins:
- the ribA gene encoding GTP cyclohydrolase II is translated as MSATRRVARALDALRHGWAVRIGPWVLLPAETGFGAGVASRRMLISAARATTLKLANQRDAAEPESPVLIRGAEAFDLTLARAMGDPALDLANPLKGPFLAEPIADHDSAVAAMELARLAGVLPAFLVDPSGVEEAQEVSAADLEDWKDPRHLSIASRARLPVSVCESAQIVAFRALDDLREHVALVLGRQSADRVPLVRLHSECLTGDVLGSLKCDCGPQLDAALAAMADEANDGGWGVLLYLRQEGRGIGLVNKLRAYQLQDQGFDTVDANQRLGLPNEARDFPVAARMLDLLGVHGIRLMTNNPAKVETLKSVGVNVIERVAHALPANPHNARYLATKRDRSGHFL